AACCGTTGAAGAAATAGAACGGTTAAGAATAGCCTGCCGCAATACAACTGAAAATGCTGTCCTTGAATTCTTTTACAGTACAGGATGCCGGATCAATGAAGTTTATGAGCTTAATGTAAACGACATAGACCTTGCCGAAAGAACAGTTATTGTTCGTGGGAAGGGAAATGTCGAGAGAGTCGTGATGCATGGTAAACGAGCGGCGTTTTGGATAAACAAATATTTGCGAGAAAGAGAAGATAACGAGCCTGCTTTTTTAGTTACTCAAAGAAAGCCGATCAGACGAATGAGCAAGGACAATATGAGGTATATTTTTAAACGAATGTCTGAACGTGCAGAAATAGATAAGCCTGTATATCCGCATAGGTTCAGACATTCGTTTAGTACCCACCTTTTAGAAAGAGGTGCTACCATCGAAGAAATACAGCAATTCTTGGGACACACCGATATCTCAACAACTATGATATACAGCAGCGTAAGCAACGACAGATTAAAACATGTCCACAACAAAGCATTCTAAAGCGCCGAAAGGCGTTTTTTTATTTTACATTGGAGGTGATCCCATGACAAGAAACCTAACCCAAGTCGGCGGCTCGTTTATCGGCACGATGGAGCAATTCGAATTTGACTCCCCGGACAGACGAGCCAGCACCGAACTATACATTTTTAGCCAAGACGACGAACTTCTGACGATCCTCTCTCCGTCCACTGGGCTTACAGAAGCGCTCTATAAAGAATCACTGAACACCCTGCCCGATACGCCGTTCACGTTTACCGTAGACGCTGAGGAAGAACACTCACAACATGTCAGAGAAGAAAATCAGGTCGTTTTCCGAGACAAGGAAGGCGACCTTTTATTATACGTCATCAAAGAATTGGACGATAGCGACGGCACAGACGGGGCAACGACAACGGCGGTCTGCGAGCCCGCCTTTATGGAACTCAAAGAGCATATCGTCGTTGATCGGCGCATGGACGGTGACACGGCTGATGTAGCGATTGATGCGGCTCTGGATGGCACACGCTGGACTGGATCAGTCGAGGTCGAACTCGGAAACGCCACGCAGAACTTTTATTATATCACCTCCATCGACGCTATATGGAAAATACTAGAAGTGTGGGGCGGCGAGTTTAAAGCGGTCGTCGAGTTTGACGAAACAAACAAAGTCAACCGTCGTACAATCAAGATATTACAGCGTAGAGGTAGCGACACAGGCTTGCGATGGGAAATCGGGCATAACGTAGAAGAAATACAGCGCACCGTGTTGAGCTACCCTGTCACCGCCATGTACGGACGAGGTACGTCCTTGCGGGTCGAAGATGAAGAAGGAGAGCACACAGGCGGCTATACACGATACATCGACTTTGCGGATGAGGTGTGGTCAGAAGATGATGGCGACCCCGTAGACAAGCCGGAAGGACAGCGGTGGATTGGTGATCCTGATGCTCTGCAGAAGTACGGGAGACAGCACAACGGCGAACTCCTGCACCGCGAGGATA
The Salicibibacter kimchii DNA segment above includes these coding regions:
- a CDS encoding tyrosine-type recombinase/integrase, whose translation is MKLTDVWVEYEADKKIENYSENTLDSYYLQWRLLIEEIGDIDIDTLKIHVLKSYIAKSYGELKPSTIAHRVKSIRTILEWAHDEGITETNIGAKLKKPREEQRIPKALTVEEIERLRIACRNTTENAVLEFFYSTGCRINEVYELNVNDIDLAERTVIVRGKGNVERVVMHGKRAAFWINKYLREREDNEPAFLVTQRKPIRRMSKDNMRYIFKRMSERAEIDKPVYPHRFRHSFSTHLLERGATIEEIQQFLGHTDISTTMIYSSVSNDRLKHVHNKAF